The following are encoded together in the Sphaerodactylus townsendi isolate TG3544 linkage group LG14, MPM_Stown_v2.3, whole genome shotgun sequence genome:
- the ANKRD33B gene encoding ankyrin repeat domain-containing protein 33B — MGLPSRASPSTRQAPPGPAAAAAPTVGGGAGSLARRAAEVSGGAQRRREEEEEDWEDWEDFSELPETRSIASDDSFCCWSPDESEPDSPEPLSLFRACCTNNAVVLRALIRQGPDPDDVRETDRNKRDILLLHIIY, encoded by the coding sequence ATGGGGCTCCCGTCGCGGGCCAGCCCCTCCACCAGACAGGCGCCCCCGGggcccgcagcagcagcagccccgacGGTCGGTGGCGGCGCCGGCAGCCTGGCCCGGCGAGCGGCGGAGGTCAGCGGAGGAGCGCAGCggcggcgggaggaggaggaggaggactgggaGGACTGGGAGGACTTCTCGGAGCTGCCGGAGACGCGCAGCATCGCTTCCGACGACTCCTTCTGCTGCTGGTCGCCGGACGAGTCGGAGCCCGACAGCCCCGAGCCGCTGAGCCTCTTCCGCGCCTGCTGCACCAACAACGCCGTCGTCCTGCGCGCCCTCATCCGCCAAGGCCCCGACCCGGACGACGTGCGGGAGACCGACCGCAACAAGCgg